One region of Epilithonimonas zeae genomic DNA includes:
- a CDS encoding LLM class flavin-dependent oxidoreductase, with protein MALKYSILDLATIVKGDDINKTFQKSVKSAQHAEQLGFTRYWFSEHHNFPNVASASTSILIGHIASQTTTLRVGSGGIMLPNHSTLSVAEQFGTLDGLFPGRIDLGLGRAPGTDMLTATALRGNNFNPNYNFEFHIKELQKYLSNENTEAKVRAIPGEGADVPLYILGSSTDSAFLAAKLGLPYAFAAHFAPSQLEVALEIYREHFQPSEFLDEPYVMICINIIAADSVDEAHYLSTSHFQAFVNILTDQRQPLLPPDETELADISDEVALHLNRMAAKTFVGDKETLKEKLSKFKKDYKPDEIIVSGNIFDFDKKQRSYEIASEVIKSL; from the coding sequence ATGGCTTTAAAATATTCAATTCTCGATTTGGCAACTATTGTCAAAGGCGATGATATCAATAAAACGTTTCAGAAATCGGTGAAATCTGCACAGCACGCAGAACAACTTGGATTTACAAGATATTGGTTCTCGGAACATCATAATTTTCCTAATGTGGCAAGTGCTTCAACATCTATATTAATTGGGCATATCGCTTCTCAAACAACAACTTTACGCGTTGGTTCCGGAGGAATCATGTTGCCCAACCATTCTACTTTATCCGTCGCAGAGCAATTTGGAACTTTGGATGGATTATTTCCTGGAAGGATAGACCTTGGTTTGGGAAGGGCGCCTGGAACTGATATGCTGACAGCAACAGCATTGAGAGGAAATAATTTCAACCCCAATTATAATTTTGAATTCCATATTAAAGAACTTCAAAAATATTTATCTAATGAAAATACTGAAGCAAAAGTTAGAGCGATTCCTGGAGAAGGCGCAGATGTTCCGCTTTATATCTTGGGAAGTTCTACAGATTCAGCTTTTTTAGCGGCTAAACTAGGTCTGCCTTACGCTTTTGCAGCCCATTTTGCGCCTTCTCAATTGGAAGTAGCTTTGGAAATCTATAGGGAACATTTTCAGCCGTCTGAATTTCTTGATGAACCTTATGTGATGATTTGCATTAATATTATTGCGGCAGATTCTGTAGATGAAGCTCATTATTTATCAACGTCGCATTTCCAGGCTTTTGTCAATATTTTGACTGACCAAAGACAACCACTTTTACCACCAGATGAAACCGAATTGGCTGATATTTCAGATGAAGTAGCTCTTCATCTGAATAGAATGGCTGCTAAAACATTCGTGGGAGACAAAGAAACTTTGAAAGAAAAACTCAGCAAGTTTAAGAAGGATTACAAACCAGATGAGATTATTGTTTCAGGAAACATCTTCGATTTTGAT
- the aqpZ gene encoding aquaporin Z, whose protein sequence is MVSTTSKFVAEMIGTMVLVLMGCGSAVIAGADGTTGVGLLGISFAFGLSVVAMAYAIGHISGCHINPAISLAMVAAGRMKLGEALYYVVAQVIGAIIGAGILYVIFTNHPGAELGPWALGSNGWGTGYLDEYTTVAALVAEFVFTFIFLMVILGSTSTKNIHGGFAGLAIGLSLVLIHIVGIKITGVSVNPARSIGPALFAGGEALSQLWLFIVAPILGGVFASFTYNLLIEKPEKL, encoded by the coding sequence ATGGTATCAACAACTTCAAAATTTGTTGCCGAAATGATTGGCACAATGGTTCTTGTATTAATGGGCTGCGGTAGCGCAGTGATTGCTGGCGCTGACGGAACAACTGGTGTCGGGCTTCTGGGAATTTCTTTTGCATTTGGTTTGAGTGTGGTCGCAATGGCATACGCTATCGGACACATTTCCGGATGTCACATCAATCCTGCTATTTCATTGGCGATGGTTGCGGCTGGTAGAATGAAATTGGGAGAAGCTTTATACTACGTTGTTGCACAAGTAATTGGCGCTATTATTGGTGCAGGAATACTATATGTCATTTTTACCAATCATCCGGGTGCTGAATTAGGACCTTGGGCTTTGGGGTCTAATGGCTGGGGAACTGGCTATCTGGATGAATATACAACTGTAGCTGCTTTGGTTGCTGAGTTTGTTTTCACATTCATCTTTTTGATGGTAATTCTGGGATCTACTTCTACTAAGAATATCCACGGAGGCTTTGCTGGTCTGGCAATTGGACTTTCTTTGGTTCTGATTCACATTGTTGGAATCAAAATTACAGGTGTTTCTGTAAATCCTGCAAGGAGTATTGGTCCAGCACTATTTGCTGGTGGAGAAGCACTGTCACAACTTTGGCTGTTTATTGTAGCACCAATTCTAGGTGGAGTTTTCGCATCCTTCACTTATAATTTATTGATTGAAAAACCTGAAAAACTATAG
- a CDS encoding DUF5715 family protein — protein sequence MRFLSLIFLLSFSLFKSQKCYDLKTVLKVEPTELYKPHLLASQNFGVNILENTKSVDKYIAKGKFVKVKKKSRGYRLQTLEYSRPYLVKKARTTLERMANDFAAKTKSFFVVSSVTRTLEDQCRLRKVNSNASLGISSHNYGAAFDISYVRFDHKLKVNPKLEKELEKVLTEYKNLGKIFYIKEKQQSCYHVTVRNY from the coding sequence ATGAGGTTTTTATCATTAATTTTTCTACTTTCTTTTTCTCTTTTCAAATCTCAAAAATGCTATGATTTGAAGACAGTTTTGAAAGTTGAGCCAACAGAATTATACAAACCCCATTTATTAGCTTCGCAGAATTTCGGAGTTAATATTCTAGAAAATACAAAATCAGTTGATAAGTACATTGCGAAAGGAAAATTCGTAAAGGTTAAGAAGAAATCCAGAGGTTACAGATTACAGACTTTAGAATACAGCCGGCCTTATTTAGTTAAGAAGGCAAGAACAACTTTGGAAAGGATGGCGAATGATTTTGCTGCAAAAACAAAAAGTTTCTTTGTTGTTTCATCCGTTACCAGAACTTTGGAAGACCAGTGCAGATTAAGAAAAGTGAATTCTAATGCGTCTTTGGGAATCAGTTCTCATAATTACGGCGCTGCGTTTGATATTTCGTATGTTAGATTTGACCACAAACTGAAAGTCAATCCAAAACTGGAAAAAGAATTGGAGAAAGTGTTGACAGAATATAAAAATCTTGGTAAAATATTTTATATCAAAGAGAAGCAGCAAAGCTGTTATCACGTTACTGTCCGTAACTATTAA
- a CDS encoding acyl transferase translates to MKQTIFDIKTEEGFQAACLETFIYQYENVEVYRKFVDYLNIDPLTIKQASEIPFLPIEMFKNHLVLDKHFVAENYFQSSGTTQMNRSKHYIADFSLYEESIYKSFEQFIGKPEDYIFLGLLPNYSENPHSSLIYMIDYLIKKSDKLENGYFLYNHQELFDLLQTLTDKKVILFGVSFALLDFLDFCTSNSLALQFSDSLTVIETGGMKGRKEEMTKDELLKIFQNGFKTYKIYSEYSMTELLSQAYSLGENIYKSPNWMRILIRNTEDPFSYIEDGRTGAINIIDLANKHSCSFIATQDLGNVKDDTFQVLGRIDHSDIRGCSLLVS, encoded by the coding sequence ATGAAGCAGACTATTTTTGATATTAAAACAGAAGAAGGATTCCAGGCGGCTTGTTTGGAAACTTTTATTTATCAATATGAAAATGTTGAAGTTTACAGAAAGTTTGTAGATTATCTCAACATTGATCCATTAACCATAAAACAAGCTTCTGAAATTCCGTTTCTGCCAATTGAGATGTTCAAAAATCATTTGGTTTTGGATAAACATTTTGTGGCTGAAAATTATTTTCAAAGTTCCGGAACTACTCAAATGAATCGTTCCAAACATTATATTGCTGACTTTTCTTTGTATGAAGAAAGTATTTATAAAAGCTTTGAGCAATTCATTGGAAAGCCAGAAGATTATATTTTTTTAGGTTTACTTCCGAATTATTCCGAGAATCCACATTCGTCTTTGATTTATATGATTGATTATTTGATTAAGAAATCTGATAAACTGGAGAATGGCTATTTCCTTTACAATCATCAGGAATTATTTGACTTGCTTCAAACTTTGACTGATAAAAAAGTGATTCTTTTTGGAGTTTCTTTTGCATTGCTCGATTTCTTGGATTTCTGTACTTCAAACTCTCTTGCACTCCAATTCTCTGACTCTCTAACTGTAATTGAAACAGGCGGAATGAAAGGCAGAAAAGAAGAAATGACGAAAGATGAATTGCTGAAGATTTTTCAAAATGGTTTCAAAACGTATAAGATTTACTCAGAATATTCGATGACAGAGTTGTTGTCTCAGGCTTATTCTTTGGGCGAAAATATTTATAAAAGTCCTAATTGGATGCGAATTCTCATTAGAAATACAGAAGATCCTTTTTCATATATTGAGGACGGAAGAACAGGCGCAATTAATATCATAGATTTGGCTAATAAACATTCTTGTTCCTTCATTGCGACTCAGGATTTAGGAAACGTTAAGGATGATACGTTTCAGGTTTTGGGAAGAATCGATCATTCTGATATCCGAGGCTGTAGTCTTTTGGTTTCCTGA
- a CDS encoding UDP-2,3-diacylglucosamine diphosphatase, which yields MQIDLQSGKKIYFASDQHFGVPDLQQSRIREEKFIRWMDSIKKDAQVLFLMGDLFDFWHEWKYVVPKGYIRVLGKIAELKDSGIDIYFFVGNHDLWMKNYFEVELGIPVFFEKRYYEVNGKKLLLAHGDGLGPGDKGYKRMKKVFTNPLAQWAFRWLHPDIAMKIANYMSQKNKMISGVEDQKFLGEDKEFLILYSKEKLKTEKIDYFVYGHRHLPMVLDLDKGAKYINLGDWISYFTYGVFDGENFELNKFEG from the coding sequence ATGCAAATCGATTTACAATCGGGCAAAAAAATATATTTCGCATCTGACCAGCATTTTGGAGTTCCGGATTTGCAGCAAAGTAGAATTCGGGAAGAAAAATTTATCCGTTGGATGGATTCTATCAAAAAAGATGCACAAGTTCTTTTTTTGATGGGTGATCTTTTTGATTTTTGGCACGAATGGAAATATGTTGTTCCAAAAGGCTACATCAGAGTTTTGGGAAAAATTGCCGAGTTGAAAGATTCGGGAATTGACATTTATTTCTTTGTTGGGAATCATGATTTGTGGATGAAAAATTACTTCGAAGTAGAATTAGGAATACCCGTCTTCTTCGAAAAAAGATATTACGAAGTCAACGGCAAAAAATTACTTCTTGCGCACGGTGACGGACTTGGACCTGGTGATAAAGGTTACAAGAGAATGAAAAAAGTCTTTACCAATCCTCTTGCTCAATGGGCTTTCCGATGGCTGCATCCAGATATTGCAATGAAAATTGCCAACTATATGTCACAGAAAAACAAGATGATTTCGGGTGTTGAAGATCAAAAATTTTTAGGTGAAGATAAAGAGTTCCTAATTCTCTATTCAAAAGAAAAGTTGAAGACAGAAAAAATCGATTATTTTGTTTACGGTCATCGCCATTTGCCAATGGTTTTGGATTTGGACAAAGGAGCAAAATATATCAATCTTGGCGACTGGATTTCTTATTTTACCTATGGTGTTTTTGATGGAGAAAATTTTGAATTGAATAAATTCGAAGGATAA
- a CDS encoding DUF3575 domain-containing protein: protein MMKKLLLLSFIGIITYGFSQKNETYIKANALFLPVGMLNVGVEHGFSDHITGQADLFISPWKSFAGKHAQVYMLGLNGRYYFNKAFKKFYVGVDFSLARFNIQKWGYWNDNFYVHKNGVVTPYINSNLYQRGYSFMLGGIAGYQFTLGNRWNLDLYLGLGTMQSFYKGYDKLSGDRYDTEGDSMGRETNRSGEWLPYKGGLMLSYKL, encoded by the coding sequence ATGATGAAAAAACTTTTGTTGCTGAGTTTCATTGGCATTATCACTTACGGCTTTTCGCAAAAAAATGAAACTTATATCAAAGCCAATGCTTTATTCCTTCCAGTAGGAATGCTGAATGTAGGCGTAGAACACGGCTTCTCAGATCATATCACAGGACAAGCAGATTTATTTATTTCTCCCTGGAAATCTTTTGCAGGCAAACACGCTCAGGTTTATATGCTGGGGCTCAATGGAAGATATTATTTTAATAAAGCTTTCAAAAAATTCTATGTTGGTGTTGATTTTTCATTGGCGAGATTCAATATACAAAAGTGGGGTTATTGGAACGATAACTTCTACGTTCATAAAAATGGAGTTGTTACACCTTATATCAATTCTAATCTTTATCAGAGAGGATACTCTTTTATGTTAGGTGGAATTGCGGGTTACCAATTTACCTTAGGCAATCGTTGGAATCTTGATTTATATCTTGGTCTTGGGACAATGCAAAGTTTTTATAAAGGCTATGATAAGCTGAGTGGCGATCGTTATGATACGGAAGGCGATTCTATGGGAAGAGAAACCAACAGAAGTGGAGAATGGCTTCCTTACAAAGGAGGTCTAATGTTATCTTACAAACTTTAA
- a CDS encoding thioredoxin family protein — MNKISILLILFVFQLSYSQQSIKFEDSDFATILAKAKAEKKLVFMDAYAAWCGPCKLMEKNVFTDKAVSDYYNQNFVNAHFDMEKGEGKTLAAKYGIRSYPTFLFLNGEGEIVGKELGYIQTKEFLELGKKNNNPSLVNTNLKDEFLKGKLDQPALLNFINLYASKDPVLAKQASEKYFANKKDKTFTGEEVNALLNFTQSVDDANYKVFVANKAAITELLPENNYKQFDNYLKLMKLVTSATDEKTKTIDDTKVLKDGEGLFPKDELAKSLNVYKLNYYSAHDNFPAYEKTALEYYKNPDEFNNTELLAAASTIGEKSSDLKSLQTAARWAEKVVMSQESYDSTSILATLYDKLGKKEEAKMFAGMAANFAKEENKDATKMIEILNKK, encoded by the coding sequence ATGAACAAGATATCAATTTTACTTATATTATTCGTTTTTCAGTTGAGCTACTCTCAGCAGTCCATTAAGTTTGAAGATTCGGATTTTGCAACAATCTTAGCCAAAGCCAAAGCCGAAAAAAAACTTGTTTTTATGGATGCTTATGCAGCTTGGTGCGGACCTTGTAAACTGATGGAAAAAAATGTTTTCACAGATAAAGCTGTTTCAGATTATTATAATCAAAACTTCGTCAATGCCCATTTTGATATGGAAAAGGGTGAGGGTAAAACGCTTGCTGCAAAATACGGAATCCGAAGTTATCCAACGTTTTTATTTTTGAATGGCGAAGGCGAAATCGTTGGTAAAGAATTGGGTTACATCCAAACGAAAGAATTTTTGGAATTAGGAAAGAAAAATAATAACCCGAGTTTGGTCAATACAAACCTGAAAGATGAGTTCCTGAAAGGAAAATTAGACCAACCAGCATTATTGAATTTCATCAATCTTTACGCAAGCAAAGACCCGGTTTTGGCTAAACAAGCATCGGAAAAATATTTTGCCAACAAAAAAGACAAAACATTCACTGGAGAAGAAGTTAATGCACTTTTAAATTTCACTCAGTCTGTAGACGATGCCAATTACAAGGTTTTCGTAGCAAACAAAGCTGCCATTACAGAACTGCTTCCAGAGAATAATTACAAACAGTTTGATAACTATCTGAAGCTGATGAAGTTGGTAACGTCTGCAACTGACGAGAAAACCAAAACTATTGATGATACCAAAGTTCTGAAAGACGGCGAAGGATTATTTCCGAAAGATGAATTGGCAAAAAGTCTGAATGTCTATAAGCTCAATTATTATTCTGCACACGATAATTTTCCGGCTTACGAAAAAACAGCTTTAGAGTATTACAAAAACCCGGATGAATTCAATAACACAGAATTGTTGGCAGCAGCAAGCACAATTGGTGAAAAATCAAGTGATCTTAAGTCGCTTCAGACAGCGGCCAGATGGGCGGAAAAAGTAGTGATGTCACAAGAAAGCTATGATTCTACAAGTATTCTGGCAACATTGTACGATAAATTAGGCAAAAAGGAAGAAGCTAAAATGTTTGCAGGAATGGCAGCCAATTTCGCTAAAGAAGAGAACAAAGATGCCACAAAAATGATTGAAATTCTGAACAAAAAATAA
- a CDS encoding DUF3822 family protein has product MRKLSLLFTKDGLQWQISKSRKVLEEKIFLKDEETPNNLVEEKLNEVLASEKFSEISVISAINHFSIVEEGFDQHDLGYDLISYNADIKRNSEELMLSVNKKFGIQFYYSFPKDFYQKIKELEVPTHFNFSGEKFLNSLNVKNRKEIHINLYHQQAEFFAIENKKVVLYNNLDAASEVDFLYFIMFTLSKIDFGISETYFYIYGETTENETFISEMQKFVPNLKIIFDNLHKKNFVLN; this is encoded by the coding sequence ATGAGGAAATTATCCTTGCTTTTTACGAAAGATGGTTTGCAGTGGCAGATTTCTAAGTCCAGAAAAGTTCTGGAGGAAAAAATCTTTCTGAAAGATGAAGAAACACCAAACAATCTGGTTGAGGAAAAACTGAATGAAGTTTTGGCTTCGGAAAAGTTTTCGGAAATCTCTGTGATCTCTGCAATCAATCATTTTTCGATTGTGGAAGAAGGTTTTGACCAGCACGATTTGGGTTACGATTTGATTTCCTACAACGCCGATATAAAGAGAAATTCTGAGGAATTGATGTTATCTGTGAACAAGAAATTTGGGATTCAGTTTTATTATAGTTTTCCGAAAGATTTTTATCAGAAAATCAAGGAATTGGAAGTTCCTACACATTTCAATTTTTCGGGCGAGAAGTTTCTGAATTCTCTGAACGTTAAAAACCGAAAAGAAATCCACATAAATCTTTATCATCAGCAAGCGGAATTTTTTGCCATCGAGAATAAAAAAGTGGTTCTTTACAACAATCTGGATGCGGCTTCGGAAGTGGATTTTCTGTATTTCATAATGTTTACGCTGAGTAAAATCGATTTTGGAATTTCTGAAACGTATTTTTACATTTATGGAGAAACGACTGAAAACGAAACGTTTATTTCAGAAATGCAGAAGTTTGTTCCGAATCTGAAAATCATTTTCGATAATCTTCATAAGAAGAATTTCGTTTTAAATTAA
- a CDS encoding RsmD family RNA methyltransferase: MFRIISGKWKAKRIAAPKNFDVRPTTDFAKEALFSIIDNKYDLEFCSVLDLFAGIGSITLEFASRDCKDITSVELNPKHAGFINSTANELDMGLQVNIQRADVFEWLKKKRNHEKKYEIIFADAPFETEENKYNEMIDLVLNNELLKPNGVFILEHQSRLKFSHPNLKDTRKYGNVSFSFFESQPISK, encoded by the coding sequence ATGTTTAGAATCATCAGTGGAAAATGGAAAGCCAAAAGAATTGCGGCGCCAAAAAATTTCGATGTAAGACCAACTACAGACTTCGCCAAAGAAGCGTTATTCAGCATTATTGATAACAAATATGATCTTGAATTCTGTTCCGTTCTGGACTTATTTGCAGGCATTGGTTCGATTACTTTGGAGTTTGCTTCCCGCGACTGCAAAGACATCACGTCTGTTGAACTGAACCCAAAACACGCCGGATTTATCAATTCGACAGCGAATGAATTGGATATGGGATTGCAGGTCAATATCCAGAGAGCGGATGTTTTTGAATGGCTGAAAAAGAAAAGAAATCACGAAAAAAAATACGAAATAATTTTCGCAGATGCACCTTTTGAAACGGAAGAAAATAAATACAATGAAATGATTGATTTGGTTTTGAATAATGAATTACTGAAACCAAACGGAGTTTTCATCCTGGAACATCAGAGTAGACTAAAATTCTCTCATCCAAACTTGAAAGACACCAGAAAATACGGAAACGTGAGTTTTTCATTCTTTGAAAGTCAGCCGATTTCTAAATAA
- a CDS encoding glucosaminidase domain-containing protein, which yields MRNFHIRLLLIFVLFFSLKISAQNSYVNQYKMLATELSQEFGIPTSVILSIAFMETGGGTSSACKVLNNHFGMTGKNEVNNSRFKSFTDSKASYRAFCEWVSKRKFYEKLKGSQNHNEWFVAIASSGYSTKPAEWKQKLNLVMKKIGL from the coding sequence ATGAGGAATTTCCACATCAGATTATTATTGATTTTCGTTCTGTTTTTTAGTTTGAAAATTTCTGCTCAGAATTCTTACGTAAATCAATATAAAATGCTTGCGACAGAGCTTTCTCAGGAATTTGGGATTCCAACTTCGGTTATTCTTTCAATTGCTTTTATGGAAACTGGTGGTGGTACAAGTTCGGCTTGTAAAGTTCTAAACAACCATTTTGGGATGACAGGAAAAAACGAAGTCAATAATTCCAGATTCAAAAGTTTCACTGATTCTAAAGCTTCTTATCGTGCTTTTTGTGAATGGGTTTCGAAAAGAAAATTCTATGAAAAACTAAAAGGTTCGCAAAATCATAACGAATGGTTTGTCGCCATTGCTTCCTCAGGATATTCTACAAAACCCGCAGAATGGAAGCAAAAACTGAATCTCGTTATGAAGAAAATTGGTTTATAA
- a CDS encoding winged helix-turn-helix transcriptional regulator has translation MFLVDNKKFPCGTSVTMRFIGGKWKAVILIHLAMGTKRYNEIRKEIPTITERTLSLQLKQLEDDGIIERKVYTQKPPLMVEYSLTEFGKTLIPVLRSICDWGNEAVKDCDKILVQD, from the coding sequence ATGTTTTTAGTCGATAATAAGAAATTTCCTTGCGGAACAAGCGTTACAATGCGTTTTATCGGAGGAAAATGGAAAGCTGTGATTCTCATTCATCTCGCAATGGGAACGAAACGTTATAATGAAATCCGAAAAGAAATCCCGACAATCACGGAAAGAACCTTGAGTTTACAGTTGAAACAACTGGAAGATGACGGTATTATCGAGCGGAAAGTTTACACACAAAAACCACCGCTAATGGTAGAATATTCTTTGACAGAATTTGGAAAAACTTTGATTCCTGTCCTGCGTTCGATTTGTGATTGGGGAAATGAGGCCGTTAAAGATTGTGATAAGATTTTGGTTCAGGATTAA
- a CDS encoding nitroreductase family protein — protein METFLTKMQKRYTVKKYNSEGKLDNEIKEQLKSILHLSPSSINSQPWKFTFVEDSNAKSEFAEASYFNKEKINDSKLLVVFQVLKNVEDFEKQIEGSIPEGSITYYNTMIKPHGDDYIKSWMSHQVYLALGVLLSACAQMEIDSTPMEGIEIAKYDIILENDKYTALFAVAIGVRDETDFNQPKLKAKSRLNFEEILDVI, from the coding sequence ATGGAAACATTTCTTACCAAAATGCAGAAAAGATACACTGTAAAAAAGTATAATTCTGAAGGAAAACTTGATAATGAAATTAAAGAACAACTGAAATCGATTCTCCATTTGAGTCCTTCTTCAATCAACAGCCAGCCTTGGAAATTCACTTTTGTGGAAGATTCAAATGCTAAATCAGAATTTGCTGAAGCTTCGTATTTTAATAAAGAAAAAATCAATGACAGCAAGCTTTTAGTCGTTTTTCAGGTTTTAAAAAATGTAGAAGATTTTGAAAAGCAAATAGAAGGAAGTATACCCGAAGGTTCAATCACGTATTACAACACAATGATAAAACCGCACGGCGATGATTACATAAAAAGTTGGATGTCGCATCAGGTTTATCTTGCTTTAGGCGTTTTGCTGAGCGCATGTGCACAAATGGAAATCGATTCTACGCCGATGGAAGGTATTGAAATCGCAAAATATGACATCATTCTTGAGAATGATAAATATACAGCATTGTTCGCCGTCGCAATTGGTGTGAGAGATGAAACTGATTTCAATCAACCAAAACTCAAAGCCAAATCAAGATTGAATTTTGAAGAGATTCTGGATGTGATTTAA
- the abc-f gene encoding ribosomal protection-like ABC-F family protein, translating to MLILQDISYQHPNKDVLFSDINFTLNSQEKTALIGNNGSGKSTLLKIIAGELQPKSGTIKSDSNIYYIPQIFGQYNHLSIAEALNIDKKLNALKEILNGSVTEENMEILNDDWTIEDRIKEAFKYWNLPDFDLNLKLENLSGGQKTKLFLAGMMIHQPDLILMDEPTNHLDLVSRNLLYEFIKSTSKSLLIVSHDRVLLNLLDKTCELNKNGISVYGGNYDFYSEQKKIEQNSLEQNIQNREKELKKAKEKERETIERQNKLDSRGKGKQEKSGVSRIMMNTLRNKAENSTSKLKSVHSEKIDNIRENLHSLKDNLSGIDKMKINFDNSHLHKGKILVKAEQINFNYHQENLWENNLDFQILSGERVAIKGDNGSGKTTLIKMILGEIKPTFGEIYLSEKKTIYIDQEYSLIKNGFSVYEQAQQFNLKNLEEHEVKTILARFLFWKNDWDKKCEFLSGGEKMKLLLCCLSIQNISPDMIILDEPINNLDIQNIEILTSAINDYQGTLIVVSHDNQFLEDINISKFVILNEM from the coding sequence ATGCTTATTTTACAAGATATATCTTACCAACATCCCAATAAAGATGTTCTTTTTTCGGACATCAACTTTACACTTAATTCTCAGGAAAAAACAGCTTTAATCGGAAATAATGGTTCCGGAAAATCGACTTTGCTCAAAATAATTGCTGGCGAATTACAACCAAAATCAGGAACTATTAAATCTGATTCTAATATCTATTACATTCCGCAAATTTTCGGTCAGTATAATCATTTGAGTATTGCTGAAGCTTTAAATATTGATAAAAAACTGAATGCTTTAAAGGAAATTCTAAACGGTTCTGTAACCGAAGAAAATATGGAAATTTTGAATGATGATTGGACAATCGAAGACAGAATAAAAGAAGCTTTCAAGTATTGGAATCTGCCCGATTTCGATTTGAATCTGAAATTAGAAAATCTAAGTGGCGGACAAAAAACCAAATTGTTTCTTGCAGGAATGATGATTCATCAGCCGGATTTGATTCTAATGGATGAACCGACGAATCATTTGGATTTAGTAAGTAGAAATTTACTCTATGAATTTATTAAATCAACTTCGAAAAGTCTTTTGATTGTAAGTCACGACAGAGTTTTGCTCAATCTTTTAGACAAAACTTGCGAACTCAATAAAAATGGAATTTCGGTTTATGGAGGAAATTACGATTTCTATTCTGAACAGAAGAAAATCGAACAGAATTCATTGGAACAGAATATTCAGAACCGAGAAAAAGAACTAAAAAAAGCCAAAGAAAAAGAGCGCGAAACGATTGAAAGGCAAAACAAATTAGATTCCCGAGGAAAAGGAAAGCAAGAAAAATCGGGCGTTTCCAGAATTATGATGAACACGCTTCGCAACAAAGCGGAAAACAGTACATCAAAACTAAAATCTGTTCATTCTGAAAAAATTGATAACATCAGAGAAAATCTTCACAGTTTGAAAGATAATCTTTCCGGAATCGATAAGATGAAAATCAATTTCGATAATTCTCATCTTCATAAAGGGAAAATTTTGGTCAAAGCGGAACAAATTAATTTCAATTATCATCAAGAAAATCTTTGGGAAAACAATCTCGATTTTCAAATTCTGAGTGGAGAAAGAGTTGCAATAAAAGGTGATAACGGTTCAGGAAAAACCACTTTGATTAAAATGATTCTCGGTGAAATAAAACCGACTTTTGGTGAAATTTATTTATCAGAAAAGAAAACAATTTACATCGACCAAGAATATTCTTTGATTAAAAATGGATTTTCGGTTTATGAACAAGCTCAGCAATTTAATTTAAAAAATCTTGAAGAACACGAGGTCAAAACCATTTTAGCAAGATTTCTATTCTGGAAAAATGATTGGGACAAAAAATGTGAATTCCTGAGTGGTGGCGAAAAGATGAAACTCCTGCTCTGCTGTCTTTCTATCCAAAATATTTCGCCAGATATGATAATTTTGGATGAGCCAATCAATAATCTGGACATTCAGAATATTGAGATTCTGACATCAGCAATCAACGATTACCAAGGAACTTTGATTGTAGTTTCTCACGATAATCAATTTTTGGAAGATATAAATATTAGTAAGTTTGTCATTCTGAACGAAATGTAA
- a CDS encoding putative quinol monooxygenase, producing MSIYLTAILKAKKESVQDLKSILDNMVLNTRKEEACEKYDLQQDLEDETVFIFHEIWKSKEGLDAHNQRSYIKEFVEKAPNLLEKSAEIYLAKLV from the coding sequence ATGTCTATCTATTTAACAGCTATTTTAAAAGCAAAAAAGGAATCAGTTCAGGATTTGAAATCAATTCTTGATAATATGGTTCTGAATACGAGAAAAGAAGAGGCCTGCGAAAAATATGATTTGCAGCAAGATTTGGAAGACGAAACTGTTTTCATATTTCACGAGATTTGGAAAAGTAAAGAGGGTTTGGATGCTCATAATCAACGGTCTTATATCAAAGAGTTTGTAGAAAAAGCACCCAATTTATTAGAAAAATCTGCTGAGATTTATCTTGCGAAATTAGTATAA